In Paramormyrops kingsleyae isolate MSU_618 unplaced genomic scaffold, PKINGS_0.4 ups128, whole genome shotgun sequence, a genomic segment contains:
- the LOC140587020 gene encoding hydroxycarboxylic acid receptor 2-like has translation MEIHYINNSVILINNGFNASGQEVTIFKQCEHMPAIILFYLGLQFVNMFLGIPANLMVLWLLHKNKMDSSTSDIFIWHLAVLDTLFCFIPPLELSAIMYLTSSSPWYVLRFFYGIKDSSPFFLSCICLDRYMAVVHPITFAALKDRRHRSVCAAVVWVLTLAYAAAKCAGIIVKFEKAFTVMILATFAVMLFCNISILFTLRHSGPVRDVMHPFKKKAFKMVLIILTIIIFNYLPPVALFPFQEYFSHDVFHCYIHYLAFGFMDISSTIQPMLYLSKEKLSCSP, from the coding sequence ATGGAAATTCACTACATCAACAACTCTGTTATACTTATAAATAATGGGTTCAATGCCTCAGGTCAGGAAGTGACTATATTTAAGCAGTGCGAACACATGCCTGCCATCATCCTTTTTTATTTGGGCTTGCAGTTTGTTAACATGTTCTTGGGAATCCCAGCCAACTTGATGGTTCTGTGGCTtctgcacaaaaacaaaatggacTCCTCCACCTCAGACATCTTTATTTGGCACCTGGCTGTTCTGGACACCCTCTTCTGCTTCATCCCACCCCTGGAGTTGTCTGCCATCATGTATCTGACGAGCAGCAGCCCCTGGTACGTGCTACGCTTCTTCTACGGCATCAAAGACTCATCCCCATTCTTCCTCTCCTGCATCTGCTTGGACCGCTACATGGCGGTGGTCCACCCCATTACCTTTGCGGCGCTGAAGGACCGCCGACACCGGTCAGTGTGCGCCGCGGTTGTGTGGGTCCTCACACTGGCTTACGCGGCAGCCAAGTGCGCGGGAATCATTGTAAAATTCGAGAAGGCTTTCACTGTCATGATCCTGGCCACCTTCGCTGTCATGCTGTTCTGCAACATCTCCATTCTCTTCACCCTCCGGCACTCCGGACCGGTTCGGGACGTGATGCACCCATTCAAGAAGAAAGCCTTCAAGATGGTCCTCATCATCCTGACCATCATCATTTTCAACTATTTGCCTCCTGTGGCGCTCTTTCCATTTCAGGAGTACTTCTCTCACGATGTCTTCCACTGTTACATCCACTACCTTGCCTTTGGATTCATGGATATCAGCAGCACCATCCAGCCCATGCTGTACCTGTCAAAGGAGAAGCTGTCTTGCTCACCCAG
- the LOC111847477 gene encoding uracil nucleotide/cysteinyl leukotriene receptor-like, with protein MEIHYINNSVIFISKQFNASGQELTLFKQCEHMPAMIIFYLSLQYVNMFLGIPANLMVLWLLHKNKADSSTSDIFIWHLAVLDTLFCLIPPLELANIMYLTSSSLRYVLRLFYGIKDSSSLFLSCICLDRYMAVVHPITFAALKDRQHRSVCAAVVWVLTLAYAAVKCTGTIVKFEKAFTVMILATFAVMLFCNLSILFTLRHSGPARDVMHPVKKKAFKMVLIIQTIIIFNYLPPVALFPFQEYFSHDVFHCYINYLTFGFMDISSTIQPMLYLSKEKLSCSPRCCCKRCFDQEMHEVST; from the coding sequence ATGGAAATTCACTACATCAACAACTCTGTTATATTTATAAGTAAACAGTTCAATGCCTCAGGTCAGGAATTGACCTTATTTAAGCAGTGCGAACACATGCCTGCCATGATCATTTTTTATTTGAGCCTGCAGTATGTTAACATGTTCTTGGGAATCCCAGCCAACTTGATGGTTTTGTGGCTTCTGCACAAAAACAAAGCGGACTCCTCGACCTCAGACATCTTTATTTGGCACCTGGCTGTTCTGGACACCCTCTTCTGCCTCATCCCTCCTCTGGAATTGGCCAACATCATGTACCTGACAAGCAGCAGCCTCCGGTACGTGCTACGCCTCTTCTACGGCATCAAAGACTCATCCTCGCTCTTCCTCTCCTGCATCTGCTTGGACCGCTACATGGCGGTGGTCCACCCCATTACCTTTGCGGCGCTGAAGGACCgccagcaccggtcagtgtgcgCCGCGGTTGTGTGGGTCCTCACACTGGCTTACGCGGCAGTCAAGTGCACGGGAACCATCGTAAAATTCGAGAAGGCTTTCACTGTCATGATCCTGGCCACCTTCGCTGTCATGCTGTTCTGCAACCTCTCCATACTCTTCACCCTCCGGCACTCTGGACCAGCTCGGGATGTGATGCACCCGGTCAAGAAGAAAGCCTTCAAGATGGTCCTCATCATCCAGACCATCATCATTTTCAACTATTTGCCTCCTGTGGCGCTCTTTCCATTTCAGGAGTACTTCTCTCACGATGTCTTCCACTGTTACATCAACTACCTCACCTTTGGATTCATGGATATCAGCAGCACCATCCAGCCCATGCTGTACCTGTCAAAGGAGAAGCTGTCTTGCTCACCCAGGTGCTGCTGTAAAAGGTGCTTTGACCAGGAGATGCATGAAGTCTCAACATAA
- the LOC140587018 gene encoding suppressor APC domain-containing protein 2-like, with the protein MKELEQEKDSLLAGLDVIERAREWYQNQIQNVAEKQRQMGQTNPSTDLFPESGQGRLNLLLPKLQDVNRCLSDLISCSGMPITSHGAPPPAIPLNPQPPPPTAPNAIQRLKDQNRLLTQEVTEKSERITQLEQEKSALIKQLFEARARSAHDNSTLDSTFI; encoded by the exons ATGAAGGAACTGGAGCAGGAAAAGGACTCCTTGCTTGCTGGGCTGGACGTCATAGAACGGGCCCGGGAGTGGTACCAGAACCAGATCCAGAATGTGGCAGAGAAGCAGAGGCAAATGGGCCAGACCAACCCCAGCACG GATCTCTTCCCGGAGTCCGGTCAGGGCCGTCTGAACCTCCTGCTTCCTAAGCTGCAGGACGTCAACCGCTGCCTGAGTGATCTCATCTCCTGCTCCGGAATG CCCATCACATCTCATGGTGCTCCCCCACCGGCCATCCCCTTGAACCCACAGCCACCTCCCCCAACTGCACCAAATGCCATTCAGAGATTGAAGGACCAGAACCGGCTCCTCACCCAG GAAGTGACTGAAAAGAGCGAGCGGATTACCCAGCTAGAACAGGAGAAATCTGCTCTTATCAAGCAGCTTTTTGAGGCACGAGCTCGTAGTGCCCATGACAACAGCACTTTGGACTCCACCTTCATCTGA